One Limimonas halophila genomic window carries:
- a CDS encoding aminotransferase class V-fold PLP-dependent enzyme — translation MAGYHQLFIPGPTNMPDRIRSAIDRPMENHRAPDFGELTLPLLEDLKKVFKTEHGRVFVFPGTGTGGWEATITNTLSPGDTVLAARHGQFSDQWIQLCQAHGLNVRVCDRSWHEGAPVQQFAEILQADTDHEIKAVLTCHNETATGVTSDIAGVRRALDDAGHPALLFVDGVSSIASLDFRMDEWGVDAAVTGSQKGFMMPTGLAIVAVSPKALEAAKTSKLGSFYFDFQRNGMSHQNGFFPYTPATTLLYGLRESVNMLLEEGMDNVAARHNRLAEGVRKAVDAWGLSLCGNDPALHSDTVSTVMVPEGVDGGAVVRHAYERYDMALGGGLGPLAGKVFRIGHMGYVNEVMLLGALAGVEMALNDCGAAIQPGSGVAAAQNHFRAAGAATAMAAE, via the coding sequence ATGGCCGGCTACCACCAGCTCTTCATCCCCGGTCCCACCAACATGCCCGACCGAATCCGGTCGGCCATCGACCGCCCGATGGAAAACCACCGCGCACCCGACTTCGGCGAGCTGACGCTGCCGCTGCTGGAGGACCTGAAGAAGGTCTTCAAGACGGAGCACGGCCGCGTCTTCGTCTTCCCGGGCACCGGCACGGGCGGCTGGGAAGCCACGATCACCAACACGCTCTCGCCCGGCGACACCGTGCTGGCGGCGCGCCACGGCCAGTTCTCCGATCAGTGGATCCAGCTCTGCCAGGCGCACGGCCTGAACGTGCGCGTCTGCGACCGCTCCTGGCACGAGGGCGCGCCGGTGCAGCAGTTCGCCGAGATCCTGCAGGCGGACACGGACCACGAGATCAAGGCCGTGCTGACCTGCCACAACGAAACCGCGACCGGTGTGACCAGCGACATCGCGGGCGTGCGCCGCGCGCTGGACGACGCGGGCCACCCGGCGCTGCTGTTCGTGGACGGCGTCAGCTCAATCGCCAGCCTGGACTTCCGCATGGACGAGTGGGGCGTCGACGCCGCGGTCACGGGTTCGCAAAAGGGCTTCATGATGCCCACGGGCCTCGCCATCGTGGCCGTCAGCCCGAAGGCGCTGGAGGCGGCGAAGACCTCGAAGCTGGGCAGCTTCTACTTCGACTTCCAGCGCAACGGCATGTCCCACCAGAACGGCTTCTTCCCCTACACGCCGGCGACGACGCTGCTCTACGGCCTGCGCGAATCCGTGAACATGCTGCTGGAAGAGGGCATGGACAACGTGGCCGCGCGCCACAACCGCCTCGCCGAGGGCGTGCGCAAGGCCGTCGACGCCTGGGGCCTGAGTCTGTGCGGCAACGACCCGGCGCTGCACTCCGACACCGTCTCCACCGTCATGGTGCCCGAGGGCGTCGACGGCGGCGCGGTCGTGCGCCACGCCTACGAGCGCTACGACATGGCGCTCGGCGGCGGGCTCGGCCCTCTGGCCGGCAAGGTCTTCCGCATCGGCCACATGGGCTACGTCAACGAGGTCATGCTGCTCGGCGCGCTCGCGGGCGTGGAGATGGCGCTCAACGACTGCGGCGCCGCGATTCAGCCGGGCTCGGGCGTCGCGGCGGCGCAGAACCACTTCCGCGCGGCCGGCGCGGCGACGGCCATGGCCGCGGAATAA
- a CDS encoding malate--CoA ligase subunit beta, which translates to MDVHEYQAKELLGRFGVPVPRGGLAYSPEQAAYRARELGGDAWAVKAQVHAGARGKGGGIKVCRNRNEVWEAADSLLGHTLVTPQTGDDGKGVYRLYVEAAQKIAREYYLGLVLDREAERIMIVASAAGGMEIEEIARERPESVHRIVVDPAAGLPTFQARDMAFALGFTGGEIAQVIRTIQGCYRAFRELDATMVEINPLTVTEDGTVLALDCKMQFDDNALFRRPEVADMRDRSQEDARESHATDRGLSYVGLDGNIGCIINGAGLAMATLDMIKQAGGEPANFLDIGGGATPERVAEAFNIVRNDDNVRAILVNIFAGINRCDWVAQGVVQAVQQTGLDLPLVVRLAGTHVEDGQRILDESGLDIVSGRTLKEAADKAVGVLTANRAAEATG; encoded by the coding sequence ATGGACGTTCACGAGTATCAGGCGAAAGAGCTGCTGGGCCGCTTCGGCGTTCCCGTTCCCCGCGGCGGCCTGGCCTACAGCCCCGAACAGGCGGCCTACCGCGCCCGCGAGCTGGGCGGCGACGCCTGGGCAGTGAAGGCGCAGGTCCACGCCGGCGCGCGCGGCAAGGGCGGCGGCATCAAGGTGTGCCGAAATCGCAACGAGGTCTGGGAGGCGGCGGACAGCCTTCTCGGCCACACGCTCGTCACGCCGCAGACCGGCGACGACGGCAAGGGCGTCTACCGCCTCTACGTCGAGGCGGCCCAAAAAATCGCGCGCGAGTACTACCTGGGCCTCGTGCTCGACCGCGAGGCGGAGCGCATCATGATCGTCGCCTCCGCCGCCGGCGGCATGGAGATCGAGGAGATCGCCCGCGAGCGCCCGGAGAGCGTGCACCGCATTGTCGTCGACCCCGCGGCCGGCCTGCCCACCTTCCAGGCGCGCGACATGGCCTTCGCGCTCGGCTTCACGGGTGGCGAGATCGCCCAGGTCATCCGGACCATCCAGGGTTGCTATCGGGCGTTCCGCGAGCTGGACGCCACGATGGTGGAGATCAACCCGCTCACGGTGACCGAGGACGGCACGGTGCTGGCGCTCGACTGCAAGATGCAGTTCGACGACAACGCCCTCTTCCGCCGCCCCGAGGTCGCCGACATGCGCGACCGCTCGCAGGAGGACGCGCGCGAGAGCCACGCCACCGACCGCGGGCTGAGCTACGTGGGTCTGGACGGCAACATCGGCTGCATCATCAACGGCGCCGGCCTCGCCATGGCGACGCTGGACATGATCAAGCAGGCCGGCGGCGAGCCCGCGAACTTCCTGGACATCGGCGGCGGCGCCACGCCCGAGCGTGTGGCGGAGGCTTTCAACATCGTCCGCAACGACGACAACGTGCGGGCGATCCTCGTGAACATCTTCGCCGGCATCAACCGCTGCGACTGGGTGGCCCAGGGCGTCGTCCAGGCGGTGCAGCAGACCGGCCTGGACCTGCCGCTGGTGGTGCGCCTCGCCGGCACGCACGTCGAGGACGGCCAGCGCATTCTGGACGAAAGCGGGCTGGACATCGTCAGCGGCCGCACGCTCAAGGAAGCCGCCGACAAGGCCGTCGGCGTCCTCACCGCCAACCGGGCAGCGGAGGCCACGGGATGA
- the sucD gene encoding succinate--CoA ligase subunit alpha: MSILVDRSNKVIVQGFTGRIGSFHAQEMMEAGTNVVGGVTPGRGGGEHLGLPVFDTVSQAVRETGADTSIIFVPPPYAADAAMEAAEAGIELAVMITDGIPAQDMMQVKRYIRRYEPENRITIIGPNCSGVISPGEALAGIMPTNIFLPGRVGIVSRSGTLGYEAADQMKAHGIGVSTSVGIGGDPINGSSFKDVLARFEADPDTDAVVMIGEIGGPQEAAAAEYIRTGMSKPVTAYIAGLSAPPGRRMGHAGAIIQAAGEAASEKVALLKDAGVAIAPTPSEIGDTVADRLAVAA; the protein is encoded by the coding sequence ATGAGCATCCTCGTCGACCGCAGCAACAAGGTCATCGTCCAGGGCTTCACGGGGCGCATCGGCAGCTTCCACGCCCAGGAGATGATGGAGGCGGGCACCAACGTCGTCGGCGGCGTCACGCCGGGCCGCGGCGGCGGCGAGCACCTGGGCCTGCCGGTGTTCGACACCGTCAGCCAGGCCGTGCGCGAGACCGGCGCCGACACCTCGATCATCTTCGTGCCGCCGCCCTACGCGGCCGACGCCGCGATGGAGGCCGCCGAGGCGGGCATCGAGCTGGCGGTGATGATCACCGACGGCATCCCCGCCCAGGACATGATGCAGGTGAAGCGCTACATCCGCCGCTACGAGCCGGAGAACCGCATCACCATCATCGGCCCCAACTGCTCGGGCGTGATCTCGCCGGGCGAGGCGCTGGCCGGCATCATGCCGACCAACATCTTTCTGCCGGGGCGCGTGGGCATCGTCTCGCGCTCGGGCACGCTGGGCTACGAGGCCGCGGACCAGATGAAGGCCCACGGCATCGGCGTGAGCACCAGCGTCGGCATCGGCGGCGACCCCATCAACGGCAGCTCCTTCAAGGACGTGCTGGCCCGCTTCGAGGCCGACCCCGACACCGACGCCGTGGTGATGATCGGCGAGATCGGCGGGCCGCAGGAAGCCGCGGCGGCGGAGTACATCCGCACCGGGATGTCCAAGCCCGTGACCGCCTACATCGCCGGCCTTTCGGCCCCGCCGGGCCGACGCATGGGCCACGCCGGCGCCATCATCCAGGCCGCCGGCGAAGCGGCCTCGGAAAAGGTGGCGCTGCTCAAGGACGCGGGCGTGGCGATCGCGCCCACGCCGTCGGAGATCGGCGACACCGTGGCTGACAGGCTGGCCGTCGCCGCCTAA
- a CDS encoding 2-hydroxyacid dehydrogenase has protein sequence MPSRPRVFASRDLPAAVRQRLERDYDARINDSDVFLSEDDLVAACQDAEALIPIPADPVSANVIDRLPPTFRAVGCFSVGTDHVDLAAARRRGIAVTHTPGVLTESTAEMAILLMLGAARRAHEGEKVLRSGTWQGVRPTELLGMELSGKRLGILGMGRIGEATARRARAFGMTIHYHNRRRSDAETELGAIFHETPDTLMGASDVLSIHAPATAETKHMVNAGRLAKLPEGAVVVNTARGDLVDDEALIDALKNGHVFAAGLDVYDGEPNVHPGYFGLENAFLMPHLGSATVETRTAMGMLCLDNLDAVFAGTEPPHRAA, from the coding sequence ATGCCGTCTCGCCCGCGTGTCTTTGCCAGCCGCGACCTCCCCGCCGCCGTGCGCCAGCGCCTCGAGCGCGACTACGACGCCCGCATTAACGATTCCGACGTCTTTCTCAGCGAGGACGATCTCGTCGCGGCGTGCCAGGACGCCGAGGCCCTGATCCCGATTCCCGCCGACCCTGTGAGCGCCAACGTCATCGACCGCCTGCCGCCGACCTTCCGGGCCGTGGGCTGCTTTTCCGTGGGCACGGACCACGTGGACCTCGCCGCCGCCCGGCGGCGCGGCATCGCCGTGACGCACACGCCCGGCGTGCTGACGGAATCCACAGCCGAGATGGCGATCCTGCTGATGCTCGGCGCCGCCCGCCGCGCGCACGAGGGCGAAAAGGTGCTGCGCAGCGGCACCTGGCAGGGGGTCCGGCCCACCGAGCTTCTGGGCATGGAGCTGTCCGGCAAGCGGCTGGGCATCCTGGGCATGGGCCGCATCGGCGAGGCCACGGCGCGGCGCGCCCGCGCCTTCGGCATGACGATCCACTACCACAACCGCCGCCGCAGCGACGCCGAAACCGAGCTGGGCGCGATCTTCCACGAAACGCCCGACACCCTGATGGGGGCCAGCGACGTGCTCTCCATCCACGCGCCCGCGACGGCGGAAACGAAGCACATGGTGAACGCCGGGCGGCTGGCGAAGCTGCCCGAGGGCGCGGTCGTGGTGAACACCGCGCGCGGCGATCTGGTGGACGACGAGGCGCTGATCGACGCGCTCAAAAACGGCCACGTCTTCGCCGCCGGCCTGGACGTCTACGACGGCGAGCCGAACGTCCACCCCGGCTATTTCGGGCTGGAAAACGCCTTCCTCATGCCGCACCTGGGCAGCGCGACCGTGGAAACGCGCACGGCCATGGGCATGCTGTGCCTGGACAACCTGGACGCCGTCTTCGCCGGCACCGAACCGCCGCACCGGGCGGCGTGA